In Bradyrhizobium erythrophlei, a single genomic region encodes these proteins:
- a CDS encoding ABC transporter permease has product MRPLDPVTSKQRVAYGFAFFVLFVALWAWVTFGGYVSKTFLANPLAMLHEGWELLVKYGFLLDIGMTIWRVVGGFALAAIIAVPLGVVMGAYKPIEAFLEPFVSFARYLPASAFIPLLILWAGIGELQKLLVIFIGAVFQIILMVAVNVGNTRRDLVEAAYTLGASDNGIIRRVLLPSSAPEIAEILRLVLGWAWTYVIVAELIGSSSGIGHMITDSQALLNTGQIIFGIIVIGLIGLVSDFLFKAFNAWLFPWKLA; this is encoded by the coding sequence ATGCGTCCCCTCGATCCCGTGACATCGAAGCAGCGCGTGGCCTATGGCTTTGCGTTCTTCGTCCTGTTCGTTGCCCTATGGGCCTGGGTGACCTTCGGTGGTTACGTGTCGAAGACGTTTCTAGCCAACCCGCTGGCCATGCTTCACGAAGGATGGGAACTCCTTGTAAAATACGGATTCCTGCTCGACATCGGCATGACGATATGGCGGGTTGTCGGCGGCTTTGCGCTGGCTGCCATCATCGCGGTGCCGCTCGGCGTTGTGATGGGTGCCTACAAGCCGATCGAGGCCTTCCTGGAGCCGTTCGTCTCGTTTGCCCGGTATCTGCCCGCCTCCGCCTTCATCCCGCTGTTGATCTTGTGGGCGGGCATCGGCGAGTTGCAGAAACTGCTGGTGATTTTTATCGGCGCAGTGTTCCAGATTATCCTGATGGTCGCTGTCAACGTCGGAAACACCAGGCGCGACCTTGTTGAAGCAGCCTATACGCTAGGCGCCAGCGACAACGGCATCATCCGCCGCGTGTTGCTACCCTCGTCTGCCCCCGAGATCGCGGAGATCCTTCGGCTCGTTCTGGGTTGGGCATGGACCTACGTGATCGTCGCCGAACTCATCGGATCATCGTCGGGCATCGGCCACATGATCACCGACAGCCAGGCGCTGCTAAACACCGGCCAGATCATCTTTGGCATCATTGTCATCGGACTGATCGGTCTCGTGTCAGATTTCCTATTCAAGGCCTTCAACGCCTGGCTGTTTCCATGGAAATTGGCATGA
- a CDS encoding ABC transporter substrate-binding protein has protein sequence MLISRIFVATAALLVSAPAIADDVKVSIGISGWTGFAPLTLADQAGIFKKNGLDVTIKKIPQKDRHLAIASGDVQCAATTVETWISWNANGVATKQIFQLDKSYGADGMATRNDIASIKDLKGKTVAASVPGTSPYFALAWMLKKNGLSVKDVIVANMEPAAAAQAFVAGQNDAAMTYEPYLSTVRAAPDKGKIIATTLDYPMVMDTFGCTPKFLTENPKAAQALANSYFEAVTMIEKDQARSYDIMGADVKQSGEQFGNSAKYLRWQDKAANQKFFVGEFQTFTKEAADLLLEIGIIKSVPKIDDLYDASFIK, from the coding sequence ATGCTTATTTCCAGAATATTCGTAGCGACCGCCGCTCTTCTGGTATCCGCACCGGCCATCGCAGATGACGTCAAGGTTAGTATCGGCATATCGGGATGGACCGGGTTTGCGCCGCTCACGCTCGCAGACCAGGCCGGCATCTTCAAGAAGAACGGCCTCGATGTGACGATCAAGAAAATCCCGCAGAAGGATCGGCATCTGGCCATTGCGTCGGGGGACGTGCAGTGCGCGGCAACCACCGTCGAAACCTGGATTTCCTGGAATGCCAACGGTGTGGCGACCAAGCAGATCTTCCAGCTCGACAAGAGCTACGGCGCCGATGGCATGGCAACACGAAACGATATCGCTTCGATCAAGGATCTGAAGGGAAAAACGGTCGCCGCGTCGGTGCCCGGCACCTCTCCTTATTTCGCCCTGGCCTGGATGCTCAAAAAGAACGGCCTGTCGGTCAAGGACGTAATCGTGGCGAATATGGAGCCAGCGGCGGCTGCGCAAGCATTCGTGGCCGGTCAGAACGATGCAGCCATGACCTATGAGCCTTACCTTTCCACGGTGCGCGCGGCGCCGGACAAGGGCAAGATCATCGCCACCACGCTCGACTACCCGATGGTCATGGACACGTTCGGTTGCACGCCGAAATTCCTGACGGAAAATCCAAAGGCGGCGCAAGCACTGGCCAACAGCTATTTCGAGGCCGTCACGATGATCGAAAAGGACCAGGCCAGGTCGTACGACATCATGGGCGCCGATGTGAAGCAGTCCGGAGAGCAGTTCGGAAACTCGGCGAAATATCTGCGCTGGCAGGACAAGGCTGCGAACCAGAAGTTCTTCGTGGGCGAATTCCAGACCTTTACCAAGGAGGCTGCAGACCTGTTGCTCGAGATCGGCATCATCAAATCGGTTCCGAAGATCGACGACCTCTATGATGCGAGCTTCATCAAATAG
- a CDS encoding tyrosine-type recombinase/integrase codes for MKFRTESVFSTEITSNIPSNKTSNTFALMPDFLTRRNGTWHFARRVPTEFAHLDRRGVVKHSTKIRIASDRAAVRASRVAEKFNSSLEQHWRVLADSDSNEGVDSYNEARRRARQLGFDYIENTQLVAGPAAERLQRLEALVAKDLVNDEGAREAVLGLKKKPVFKISKIFEEYEAETKDQVLDLSPDQLRIWRNARKRVVKSFVDVVSDKFITALTIDDAIDFRNFWRDRVVQEGIAAKSANREIGQLSGMIKELNILRRLGLPDLFRGLRLKGEVDKEPTPYENKFIQNRLLADGALDGLNEDARYIIYVIADSGLRPSEIVNLNRKTIHLSAKIPYVSVLPDGRRLKTDDSLREIPLVGAALAALKAKPEGFPRYRDNSSTFSATANKFLLENGLRPTEEHTVYSLRHSFKDRLIAAEAQDSLIDSLMGHDTYKPKYGKGPSLELKLKYLQRIAFKPPPSLR; via the coding sequence TTGAAATTTCGGACCGAATCCGTATTTTCGACAGAAATAACGTCCAACATTCCGTCCAACAAAACGTCCAACACGTTCGCGCTCATGCCCGATTTTTTGACGAGACGAAACGGCACTTGGCACTTCGCACGTCGAGTCCCAACCGAGTTTGCGCATCTCGATCGCCGCGGTGTTGTGAAGCACTCAACCAAGATTCGGATCGCTTCAGACCGCGCAGCAGTTCGTGCGTCACGCGTCGCTGAAAAGTTCAACAGCAGCCTCGAGCAACACTGGCGAGTGCTCGCGGACAGTGACTCAAATGAGGGTGTGGACAGCTACAATGAAGCGAGAAGGCGAGCGCGCCAACTCGGCTTCGACTACATCGAGAACACGCAGCTCGTCGCCGGACCGGCTGCCGAACGGCTGCAGCGTCTTGAAGCTCTAGTGGCCAAGGACCTCGTCAATGACGAGGGCGCCAGAGAGGCAGTTCTCGGTTTGAAAAAGAAGCCGGTCTTTAAAATATCGAAGATCTTCGAAGAGTACGAGGCGGAGACCAAGGATCAGGTTTTAGATCTCTCGCCGGATCAACTCAGGATATGGCGCAATGCCCGAAAGCGAGTGGTCAAGAGTTTCGTAGATGTTGTCAGCGACAAGTTCATCACAGCGCTCACAATCGATGATGCAATCGATTTCCGCAACTTTTGGCGGGACCGCGTTGTGCAAGAAGGGATAGCTGCAAAGAGCGCCAATCGGGAGATTGGCCAGCTGAGCGGCATGATCAAGGAATTGAATATTCTGCGCCGCTTGGGCCTGCCCGATCTGTTCAGAGGCCTGCGCCTGAAGGGTGAAGTCGATAAGGAGCCGACCCCTTACGAGAACAAATTCATCCAGAATCGTCTTTTGGCTGACGGCGCCCTGGATGGGTTGAATGAGGACGCGCGTTATATCATCTATGTTATTGCGGACTCGGGACTTCGGCCCTCCGAGATAGTGAACCTCAACAGGAAAACGATCCACCTCAGCGCGAAGATCCCGTACGTCAGCGTGCTTCCTGATGGTCGGCGGCTAAAAACAGACGACAGCTTACGGGAAATTCCTCTCGTCGGCGCGGCGCTGGCGGCCCTAAAAGCGAAGCCGGAGGGGTTCCCGCGATATCGTGACAACTCCTCCACATTCTCCGCGACGGCCAACAAGTTTCTGCTGGAAAACGGATTGCGCCCGACAGAAGAGCACACGGTCTATTCGCTCAGGCACAGCTTCAAGGATCGACTCATCGCAGCCGAAGCCCAAGATAGCTTGATCGATAGTCTGATGGGTCATGACACTTACAAGCCGAAATATGGCAAGGGACCTTCTCTTGAGTTGAAGCTGAAATATCTTCAGCGAATTGCTTTCAAGCCACCGCCCTCGTTGAGGTAG
- a CDS encoding formimidoylglutamate deiminase produces the protein MSTLHFGSALLPSGWTDNVQVTVTDATITKVTAGTAPGAADERHPLAIPGIASLHSHAFQRGMAGLAEMRGDTADTFWTWRETMYRFALDMTPEDTEAVATLLYVEMLEQGYTRVGEFHYLHHDHDGAPYANPAEMATRIARAAEIAGIGLTLLPSFYAHSSFGGAPPHAGQRRFICAVDQFARLVDATRSAVRNLHGANVGVAPHSLRAVTPDELAAIVPLAEAGPIHIHAAEQIREVEECIAWSGRRPVEWLLEHAPVDQRWCLIHATHTTAIEIASLAGNGAVAGLCPLTEASLGDGIFSTREFLDAGGRFGVGTDSNVLVGVTDELRQLEYGQRLKRRERNVLSAGPGISTGRALFDAALAGGAQALAQPIVGLQAGARADIVTLDAAHPSLAGRSKDAILDGWIFAANAGAIACVWAGGDKVVENGRHRLRQTAREAFNEAVRRLVA, from the coding sequence ATGTCCACTCTGCATTTCGGATCAGCACTACTTCCCTCTGGGTGGACTGATAACGTGCAGGTTACCGTGACGGATGCGACCATCACGAAGGTTACGGCCGGTACTGCGCCAGGAGCAGCCGATGAGCGTCATCCCCTGGCAATCCCGGGAATAGCGAGCCTGCATAGTCACGCGTTCCAACGTGGCATGGCAGGCCTCGCAGAAATGCGAGGCGATACCGCGGATACGTTCTGGACATGGCGCGAGACCATGTATCGCTTTGCGCTGGACATGACCCCCGAAGACACGGAAGCGGTCGCGACCCTGCTCTATGTCGAAATGCTCGAGCAAGGGTATACGCGCGTCGGGGAATTCCACTATCTCCATCATGACCATGATGGCGCGCCTTACGCTAACCCTGCCGAGATGGCGACGCGAATTGCGCGAGCTGCCGAGATCGCCGGCATCGGCCTCACATTGCTGCCGAGTTTCTACGCGCACAGCTCCTTTGGTGGCGCCCCGCCGCATGCCGGCCAGCGACGGTTCATCTGTGCGGTCGACCAGTTTGCCAGGCTAGTCGACGCCACACGGAGCGCTGTTCGCAACTTGCACGGGGCCAATGTCGGCGTCGCCCCACACAGCCTGCGGGCCGTGACGCCCGACGAATTGGCGGCCATCGTGCCGCTGGCCGAAGCAGGACCCATTCATATCCACGCTGCCGAACAGATCAGGGAAGTCGAGGAATGCATCGCTTGGTCGGGCCGGCGCCCAGTCGAGTGGCTGCTCGAACATGCACCCGTCGATCAGCGCTGGTGCCTCATCCATGCCACCCATACGACCGCGATCGAGATCGCCTCGCTTGCCGGCAACGGCGCAGTCGCCGGGCTCTGCCCGCTCACCGAGGCGAGCCTCGGCGACGGCATCTTTTCAACCCGCGAATTCCTTGATGCAGGCGGGCGGTTCGGTGTCGGCACCGATTCCAATGTACTGGTCGGCGTCACTGATGAACTGCGTCAGCTCGAATATGGCCAGCGGTTGAAACGCCGGGAACGCAACGTGTTGTCCGCCGGCCCCGGCATCTCAACCGGCCGCGCACTATTCGACGCGGCGCTCGCCGGCGGCGCTCAGGCGCTGGCGCAACCCATCGTCGGACTCCAGGCCGGCGCCCGCGCCGATATCGTGACCCTTGACGCCGCGCATCCGTCACTCGCCGGGCGCAGCAAGGACGCCATCCTCGACGGTTGGATCTTCGCGGCAAATGCGGGTGCCATCGCCTGTGTCTGGGCTGGCGGCGACAAAGTCGTCGAAAACGGGCGCCACCGGCTACGCCAGACGGCGCGCGAGGCGTTCAACGAGGCCGTGCGAAGGCTCGTGGCATGA
- the hutC gene encoding histidine utilization repressor produces MNLVRDRDKLQSTDKPTLYKQIRLDIERRILTGEWPPGYRIPFEHQLMTRYGCSRMTVSKALSELARADLIERRRRAGTFVSRPKFLSAVLHIPDIRAEITALGRSYGYQLILSARRAANAADRARLGVRKTGKVIAISCRHSADEVPFAIEDRLIDLDAVPEAATVDFAIDPPGTWLLHHVPWTEAEHAISAIVADEGCAAALDIAIGAPCLVIDRHTWRGGRTLTAVRLLYSGESHKLVARFKGG; encoded by the coding sequence ATGAACCTCGTCAGGGATCGCGACAAATTGCAGTCAACCGACAAGCCGACGCTGTACAAGCAGATCCGCCTCGACATCGAGCGCCGAATCCTGACCGGCGAGTGGCCGCCGGGTTACCGCATCCCGTTCGAGCACCAACTCATGACGCGCTATGGCTGCTCGCGAATGACGGTGAGCAAGGCGCTATCGGAACTAGCACGCGCCGATCTTATCGAACGGCGGCGGCGGGCTGGCACCTTTGTGAGCCGCCCGAAATTCTTGTCGGCGGTCCTCCATATCCCCGATATTCGCGCGGAGATTACCGCTCTTGGCCGCAGCTACGGCTATCAGTTGATCCTGAGCGCGCGCCGCGCCGCAAACGCCGCCGACCGGGCGCGTCTTGGGGTACGGAAAACCGGCAAAGTCATTGCGATTTCGTGCCGCCACAGCGCCGATGAGGTGCCATTTGCGATCGAGGACCGACTAATCGATCTCGACGCGGTGCCGGAAGCCGCCACGGTAGATTTTGCGATCGATCCGCCTGGCACATGGCTGCTTCACCATGTTCCATGGACGGAGGCTGAGCATGCGATCAGCGCCATCGTGGCTGACGAGGGGTGCGCGGCGGCATTGGACATCGCGATCGGCGCCCCTTGCCTCGTGATCGACCGCCACACCTGGCGCGGTGGACGGACACTGACTGCAGTGCGCCTGCTCTATTCGGGCGAGTCCCACAAACTGGTTGCCCGCTTCAAGGGCGGCTGA
- the hutI gene encoding imidazolonepropionase: MAESFDRIWRNARLATLRGDLPDLGVVERGVIAMRDGRIVFAGNSSGFPIDADAPERIDCEGRWITPGLVDCHTHLVFGGNRAHEFELRLQGVSYEEIARAGGGIVSTVAATRAASEAELVAGALPRLDALIGEGATTIEIKSGYGLNTETEMRQLSAARAVSRSRPVSVRTTFLGAHALPPEANGNKDRYIDLVCREMLPAVARAGLADAVDAFMEGIAFSRDQTARVFSAAKALGLPVKLHADQLSNLGGAALASEFSALSADHLEHTDEAGVTAMARANAVAVLLPGAFYFIRETTKPPVELFRAYGVKMAIATDCNPGSSPLTSLLLAMNMGATLFRMTVAECLAGVTREGARALGILGETGTLEAGKRCDLAIWDIDRPAELIYRMGFNPLQSRVWMGR; the protein is encoded by the coding sequence ATGGCCGAAAGCTTCGATCGAATCTGGCGCAATGCCCGGCTCGCCACCTTGCGGGGGGACCTGCCCGACCTCGGCGTAGTCGAGCGCGGCGTGATCGCCATGCGAGACGGTCGCATCGTCTTTGCAGGCAACAGCTCCGGCTTTCCAATTGATGCCGATGCGCCTGAGCGGATCGATTGCGAGGGACGGTGGATCACGCCCGGACTGGTGGATTGTCATACTCATCTGGTGTTCGGCGGGAATCGTGCGCACGAATTCGAACTGCGGCTGCAGGGCGTAAGCTATGAAGAAATTGCGCGTGCGGGCGGCGGAATTGTCTCGACGGTCGCTGCGACGCGGGCCGCCAGCGAGGCTGAGCTCGTTGCCGGCGCGCTGCCGAGGCTTGACGCGCTGATCGGCGAGGGGGCGACGACTATTGAGATCAAATCCGGCTACGGGCTCAACACGGAAACCGAAATGCGACAATTGTCGGCCGCGCGTGCGGTGAGCCGCAGCCGACCGGTCAGCGTCCGAACCACGTTCCTTGGTGCGCACGCGCTGCCGCCGGAGGCCAATGGCAACAAGGACCGATACATCGATCTCGTTTGCCGCGAGATGCTGCCGGCTGTGGCGCGGGCCGGATTGGCCGACGCAGTCGATGCCTTCATGGAAGGCATCGCTTTCTCGCGCGATCAAACCGCGCGGGTGTTCAGTGCGGCAAAGGCCCTGGGGCTGCCGGTCAAATTGCACGCGGATCAATTGTCGAACCTTGGCGGAGCGGCACTTGCTTCGGAATTTTCCGCTTTATCCGCCGATCACCTGGAGCACACGGATGAGGCCGGTGTCACGGCCATGGCGCGGGCAAACGCGGTGGCCGTGCTCCTGCCGGGCGCGTTCTATTTCATTCGCGAGACCACGAAGCCGCCGGTTGAACTGTTCCGCGCCTACGGCGTGAAGATGGCGATTGCGACCGACTGCAATCCGGGCAGTTCGCCGCTGACGTCGCTGCTGCTGGCGATGAACATGGGCGCGACGTTGTTCCGGATGACGGTCGCGGAATGCCTTGCGGGTGTGACGCGCGAAGGTGCGCGCGCGCTAGGTATTCTCGGCGAGACCGGTACGCTGGAGGCCGGCAAACGGTGCGATCTCGCGATCTGGGACATCGATCGACCCGCCGAGCTGATCTACCGGATGGGTTTCAACCCGTTGCAGAGCCGGGTGTGGATGGGACGATGA
- the hutU gene encoding urocanate hydratase, whose product MNRRLDNDRTIRSPRGPEITAKSWLTEAPLRMLMNNLDPDVAERPSELVVYGGIGRAARDWDSFDRIVAALRRLESDQTLIVQSGKPVGIFRTHPDAPRVLIANSNLVPHWATLDHFNELDRLGLMMFGQMTAGSWIYIGSQGIVQGTYETFVEVGRRHYGGSLAGKWILTAGLGGMGGAQPLAATMAGASMLAVECQPSRIEMRLRTRYLDLQTSTLDEALAIMGEAAQSKKPVSVGLLGNAADIFPELARRGVRPDIVTDQTSAHDPINGYLPKGWTLGEWESRRSADPKAVEAAAKTSMVDHVQAMLDFHAQGIPTLDYGNNIRQMAKDMGLKNAFDFPGFVPAYIRPLFCRGIGPFRWAALSGDPEDIYRTDAKVKELMPEDKHLHHWLDMARARIKFQGLPARICWVGLGDRHRLGMAFNEMVASGELKAPIVIGRDHLDSGSVASPNRETEAMRDGSDAVSDWPLLNALLNCASGATWVSLHHGGGVGIGYSQHAGMVIVADGTPEAARRIERVLWNDPATGVMRHADAGYESAIACAHAKGLDLPGLTS is encoded by the coding sequence GTGAACCGTCGACTGGACAACGACCGTACGATCCGATCGCCGCGCGGCCCTGAGATCACCGCCAAGAGTTGGTTGACGGAAGCGCCGCTGCGAATGCTCATGAACAATCTCGATCCGGACGTCGCCGAACGGCCGAGCGAACTTGTCGTCTATGGTGGAATCGGTCGTGCAGCCCGCGACTGGGACAGTTTCGATCGGATCGTTGCCGCGTTGCGCAGGCTCGAGAGCGATCAGACCCTGATCGTTCAATCGGGTAAGCCGGTCGGAATCTTCCGTACCCATCCCGACGCGCCGCGCGTGCTGATCGCAAATTCGAACCTGGTGCCGCACTGGGCGACACTCGATCACTTCAACGAACTGGATAGGCTCGGGCTGATGATGTTCGGGCAGATGACCGCCGGGTCGTGGATCTACATCGGCAGCCAGGGCATTGTGCAAGGGACGTATGAAACGTTTGTCGAGGTGGGTCGACGTCATTACGGCGGCAGCCTCGCGGGCAAGTGGATCCTGACGGCGGGTCTCGGTGGGATGGGCGGCGCCCAGCCACTTGCCGCGACCATGGCCGGGGCATCGATGCTCGCGGTCGAATGCCAGCCAAGCCGCATCGAGATGCGATTGCGCACGAGATATCTCGACCTGCAGACGAGCACGCTGGATGAGGCGCTCGCGATCATGGGCGAGGCGGCGCAGAGCAAGAAGCCGGTCTCGGTCGGGCTGCTCGGCAACGCCGCCGATATTTTTCCCGAACTGGCGCGGCGTGGCGTGAGGCCTGACATCGTCACCGATCAGACCAGCGCGCACGATCCGATCAACGGTTACCTGCCGAAGGGATGGACGCTCGGCGAGTGGGAGTCCCGACGCAGCGCCGATCCCAAAGCGGTTGAAGCCGCGGCCAAGACCTCCATGGTCGACCACGTTCAGGCGATGCTGGATTTCCACGCCCAGGGCATTCCTACGCTCGACTATGGCAATAATATCCGCCAGATGGCGAAGGACATGGGACTGAAGAATGCGTTCGATTTCCCGGGCTTTGTCCCGGCCTATATCCGCCCGCTGTTCTGCCGCGGCATTGGCCCATTTCGGTGGGCGGCGCTCTCGGGAGATCCCGAAGATATCTACCGAACCGACGCCAAGGTTAAGGAACTGATGCCGGAGGACAAACATCTTCACCACTGGCTCGACATGGCGAGAGCGCGGATCAAGTTCCAGGGGCTGCCGGCGCGAATCTGCTGGGTCGGTCTTGGCGATCGCCACCGCCTGGGCATGGCTTTCAATGAAATGGTGGCGAGCGGCGAATTGAAGGCTCCGATCGTCATCGGCCGCGATCATCTCGACAGCGGCTCGGTTGCGAGCCCGAACCGCGAAACTGAAGCGATGCGCGATGGCTCGGATGCCGTGTCCGACTGGCCGCTGCTTAACGCGCTGCTCAACTGTGCCAGCGGGGCCACATGGGTCTCGCTGCATCACGGCGGAGGCGTCGGAATAGGATATTCGCAGCACGCAGGCATGGTAATTGTCGCCGACGGAACGCCAGAGGCTGCGCGGCGTATCGAGAGGGTGCTTTGGAACGATCCAGCGACGGGGGTCATGCGTCATGCCGACGCGGGTTATGAAAGTGCCATTGCATGTGCCCATGCCAAAGGTCTCGATCTACCCGGTCTGACATCTTAG
- a CDS encoding ABC transporter ATP-binding protein, whose translation MTELKIDQVSRTFPARQGNVPTRALEPTDLSVGNNDFVTILGPSGCGKSTLLRIVAGLDRPTSGRVILDGQEVAGPGADRGMVFQSYTLFPWLTVRDNIAFGLRERGISEVDRGKIADGFIHRVGLSGFENHWPKQLSGGMQQRTAIARALANDPKILLLDEPFGALDNQTRVLMQEMLLGIWERDQKTVLFVTHDIEEAIFLGSRVIVMSARPGRIKTEIAIDLPHPRSYKIKTASEFVRLKERLVEEIRAEALKVTVDA comes from the coding sequence ATGACCGAGCTGAAGATAGATCAGGTCTCTCGTACTTTCCCCGCGCGGCAGGGCAATGTGCCGACGCGGGCCCTGGAACCGACCGATCTCAGCGTCGGCAACAATGACTTCGTCACCATCCTCGGCCCCTCGGGCTGCGGAAAATCCACGCTGCTCCGCATCGTCGCCGGGCTTGACCGGCCGACGAGCGGGCGGGTCATTCTCGACGGGCAAGAGGTAGCCGGACCCGGCGCGGATCGCGGCATGGTGTTTCAGTCGTACACGCTTTTTCCTTGGCTAACCGTGCGCGACAACATCGCTTTTGGCCTGCGTGAGCGCGGAATTTCCGAAGTGGATCGGGGCAAGATCGCCGACGGCTTTATCCATCGGGTTGGTTTATCAGGCTTTGAGAATCACTGGCCCAAGCAACTTTCCGGCGGGATGCAGCAACGCACGGCTATCGCCCGTGCCCTCGCCAACGATCCCAAGATCCTGTTGCTGGACGAGCCGTTCGGTGCGCTCGATAATCAAACCCGGGTGCTAATGCAGGAAATGCTGCTCGGCATCTGGGAACGCGACCAGAAGACCGTGCTGTTCGTTACCCATGACATTGAAGAAGCCATCTTCCTCGGCAGTCGCGTCATCGTCATGAGCGCCCGTCCTGGCCGCATCAAGACCGAAATCGCGATCGATCTGCCGCATCCCCGGTCATACAAGATCAAAACGGCCTCCGAATTTGTCAGGCTGAAAGAACGGCTAGTCGAAGAAATCCGTGCCGAGGCGTTGAAGGTTACAGTTGATGCCTGA
- the hutH gene encoding histidine ammonia-lyase → MSEPKTSIVVTPGRVGLDDLAQVLAGAAVVLDSSFWPRVEAAAAIVAEAARAEAPAYGINTGFGKLASKRIPASQTELLQRNLIVSHCCGVGPPTPEPIVRLMMALKIISLGRGASGVRREIIEQLQDMLARGVCPLVPQQGSVGASGDLAPLAHMAAVMIGEGQALVGERVVPGLEALAAAGLSPLTLGPKEGLALINGTQFSAAYAVSGLLRAHGLASATLVTGAMSVDAAMASTVPFRPEIQQLRGHPGQIAAAAALTALLAGSDIRNSHLEGDERVQDPYCLRCQPQVAGATLDLLMQAAQTLIIEANAVTDNPLVLVETGQIVSGGNFHAEPVAFAADQIALAISEIGAISERRIATLVDPALNFGLPPFLTPEPGINSGFMIAEVTAAALYAENKQRASACSIDSTPTSANQEDHVSMAAHAARRLSDMADNLATILGIELLVAAQGIGLRAPHSTSPALAAVVAMLREGVPALGADRYMASDVGKATALVAAGALPAAAISVLKNNPFPKLVERGHLS, encoded by the coding sequence ATGAGCGAGCCCAAGACATCGATTGTCGTTACGCCCGGAAGGGTCGGCCTTGACGATCTGGCGCAGGTGCTTGCAGGCGCTGCCGTCGTCCTGGATTCGTCATTCTGGCCCCGCGTTGAGGCGGCAGCGGCGATCGTTGCGGAGGCCGCACGCGCGGAAGCGCCGGCCTACGGGATCAATACAGGGTTCGGAAAACTGGCGTCGAAGCGGATACCAGCCAGCCAGACCGAACTGCTGCAGCGTAACCTCATTGTGTCGCATTGCTGTGGGGTAGGGCCGCCTACGCCAGAGCCGATCGTTCGTCTGATGATGGCGCTGAAGATCATCTCGCTGGGCCGCGGTGCCTCGGGGGTGCGCCGCGAGATCATCGAACAACTCCAGGACATGCTGGCGCGAGGCGTTTGTCCGCTGGTGCCGCAGCAGGGGTCGGTGGGGGCGTCCGGCGATCTGGCGCCGCTGGCGCATATGGCAGCCGTCATGATCGGCGAAGGTCAGGCGCTGGTCGGTGAAAGAGTCGTCCCGGGCCTTGAGGCGCTGGCCGCCGCCGGTCTCTCGCCGTTGACGCTCGGACCAAAGGAAGGTCTCGCTTTGATCAACGGTACACAGTTTTCGGCGGCCTATGCCGTTTCCGGTCTGTTGCGCGCCCATGGCCTGGCCTCCGCGACGCTGGTGACTGGCGCGATGTCGGTCGATGCGGCAATGGCGTCGACGGTGCCATTTCGCCCGGAGATTCAGCAATTGCGGGGACATCCGGGGCAAATCGCAGCCGCCGCGGCGCTGACGGCGTTACTGGCCGGTAGCGACATTCGCAACTCGCATCTCGAAGGCGACGAGCGCGTGCAGGATCCCTATTGTCTGCGCTGCCAGCCGCAGGTGGCCGGTGCCACGCTTGACCTCCTGATGCAGGCGGCCCAAACGTTGATCATCGAAGCCAATGCTGTCACTGACAACCCGCTGGTACTGGTTGAGACGGGGCAGATCGTCTCGGGTGGAAATTTTCATGCCGAGCCGGTCGCTTTTGCCGCTGACCAGATTGCACTGGCCATATCCGAGATTGGCGCGATCAGCGAACGACGCATTGCAACCCTCGTGGATCCCGCGCTGAACTTTGGCCTGCCGCCGTTCCTGACCCCCGAGCCCGGAATCAACTCCGGCTTCATGATTGCCGAAGTGACCGCCGCCGCGCTCTATGCCGAAAATAAGCAGCGCGCCTCGGCTTGCTCGATCGATTCGACGCCGACCAGCGCCAACCAGGAAGACCATGTGTCGATGGCCGCGCATGCTGCGCGCCGGTTGTCTGATATGGCGGATAATCTTGCCACCATTCTCGGCATCGAGCTGCTGGTTGCGGCGCAGGGCATCGGGCTGCGTGCGCCGCATTCGACCAGTCCTGCGCTTGCGGCGGTTGTAGCAATGCTGCGTGAGGGGGTGCCGGCGCTTGGTGCCGATCGCTACATGGCCAGCGATGTTGGAAAGGCAACGGCGCTGGTCGCAGCCGGCGCATTGCCCGCTGCCGCGATTTCGGTACTTAAGAACAACCCGTTTCCGAAACTTGTCGAGAGAGGTCATTTGTCGTGA